One Actinospica robiniae DSM 44927 genomic region harbors:
- the mscL gene encoding large conductance mechanosensitive channel protein MscL, whose product MKGFRQFILRGNLVDLAVAVVIGAQFSDLVKGLTSSFITPLLKMFGGTQRFESYSFTVRHSVFTYGVFIDDVISFVISAAVIYFAIVLPVARLLRMIAKDQATTERPCPVCTRSIPIAAQRCPECTSVLTEGTKATTEVPEPRPAPVG is encoded by the coding sequence ATGAAGGGTTTCCGACAGTTCATCCTCCGGGGCAACCTCGTCGACCTCGCGGTCGCGGTCGTCATCGGCGCTCAGTTCTCCGACCTGGTGAAGGGCCTGACCAGCTCGTTCATCACGCCGTTGCTCAAAATGTTCGGCGGCACGCAGAGGTTCGAGAGCTACAGCTTCACGGTCAGGCACTCGGTCTTCACCTACGGTGTGTTCATCGATGACGTCATCTCGTTCGTGATCTCGGCCGCCGTCATCTACTTCGCGATCGTGCTGCCGGTCGCCCGCCTGCTGCGCATGATCGCCAAGGATCAGGCCACGACCGAGCGCCCCTGCCCGGTGTGCACCCGCAGCATCCCGATCGCGGCGCAACGCTGCCCGGAGTGCACGAGCGTGCTGACCGAGGGCACCAAGGCCACGACCGAGGTGCCGGAGCCGCGGCCGGCCCCGGTGGGCTGA
- a CDS encoding penicillin-binding transpeptidase domain-containing protein, which yields MSDFEDGRGGRDDPAEYERYPEYEEYDEYDGGDGRRVGRAPMARGRRLRLSLGMAGGFAAAGYAAYLLLSSGSAPSTPPTATVAGQAAGSDNGAPGPSPVAQQAAQHTTQAFLGDWQAGDYTAAAKLTDSPSAAGKALAAYRSGLDLKSLSIKLNSTDSFGASVFSVSATVRSGKLTGVWHYTSQLQVYVGPSGPVVQWQPDVLAPNLGEDMTLGVQTVDPSGGEVTDAKGGDLSQASDPGVQRIASMLAGAADAGQGGGTPGLDVVYTDADGEAGDTQPSVVTAPAAKNLATTIDPTVESAAVSAVARQSQSSMVVLQPSTGHILAIANNDGQNDDALTAQIAPGSTMKVVSSAALLNQGMSMNTDVACPSAYTVTGVTFHNSSGESESAGTPLIEDFAASCNNAFTTQYQKLSDGTLAETARTYFGLGAQWDIGLGQGTDYFSIPPAAEDSELAAESFGQGVIQTNPLAMASVAATVDTGVFRQPILLPGAHQVSATPLPSSTASQLRSMMHAVVSYSDGTAHKVGFGSDVYAKTGTADHGAPGTAADSWMIAYDPQKDVAIACVVLNGGFGDEAAGPLVKSVLNAL from the coding sequence ATGTCAGACTTCGAAGATGGGCGCGGCGGCCGCGACGACCCGGCCGAGTACGAGCGGTACCCCGAGTACGAGGAGTACGACGAATACGACGGCGGCGACGGACGCCGCGTCGGCCGCGCGCCGATGGCGCGTGGCAGACGTCTGCGATTGTCGCTGGGCATGGCCGGCGGGTTCGCGGCCGCGGGTTACGCCGCCTATCTGCTGCTCTCCTCGGGCTCCGCGCCCTCGACGCCCCCGACCGCGACCGTCGCCGGACAGGCGGCCGGCAGCGACAACGGCGCTCCCGGCCCGAGCCCGGTCGCGCAGCAGGCGGCGCAGCACACGACGCAGGCGTTCCTCGGCGACTGGCAGGCCGGCGACTACACCGCCGCGGCGAAGCTCACCGACTCTCCGAGCGCGGCGGGCAAGGCGTTGGCGGCCTACCGATCCGGGCTTGATCTCAAATCCCTGAGTATCAAGCTGAACAGCACGGACTCCTTCGGGGCCTCGGTCTTCAGCGTCTCCGCGACGGTGCGCTCGGGCAAACTCACCGGCGTCTGGCACTACACCTCGCAGCTGCAGGTCTACGTCGGCCCGTCCGGCCCGGTCGTGCAATGGCAGCCGGACGTGCTCGCGCCGAACCTGGGCGAGGACATGACACTGGGCGTGCAGACCGTGGATCCGAGCGGGGGAGAGGTCACCGACGCGAAGGGCGGCGACCTGTCCCAGGCCTCCGACCCCGGTGTGCAGCGGATAGCGAGCATGCTCGCAGGCGCCGCCGACGCCGGCCAGGGCGGCGGCACCCCCGGCCTCGACGTCGTCTACACGGACGCCGACGGCGAGGCGGGCGACACCCAGCCGTCCGTCGTCACCGCGCCGGCGGCCAAGAACCTCGCCACCACCATCGATCCGACGGTCGAGAGCGCGGCCGTTTCGGCGGTCGCGCGCCAGTCGCAGAGCTCGATGGTGGTGCTCCAGCCCTCGACCGGGCACATCCTGGCGATCGCCAACAACGACGGGCAGAACGACGACGCGCTCACCGCCCAGATCGCGCCCGGCTCCACCATGAAGGTGGTCTCCTCCGCCGCGCTGCTGAATCAGGGCATGTCGATGAACACCGACGTGGCCTGCCCCTCCGCCTACACCGTCACCGGCGTGACGTTCCACAACTCCTCGGGTGAGTCCGAGTCGGCCGGAACCCCGCTGATCGAGGACTTCGCAGCGTCCTGCAACAACGCCTTCACCACCCAGTACCAGAAGCTGTCCGACGGCACGCTGGCCGAGACCGCGCGCACCTATTTCGGGCTGGGCGCGCAGTGGGACATCGGCCTCGGCCAGGGAACCGACTACTTCAGCATCCCGCCCGCCGCCGAGGACTCCGAGCTCGCGGCCGAGTCCTTCGGCCAGGGCGTGATCCAGACGAACCCGCTGGCCATGGCCTCGGTCGCGGCGACGGTCGACACCGGCGTCTTCCGCCAGCCGATCCTGCTGCCCGGCGCCCACCAGGTGTCCGCCACGCCGCTGCCCTCGTCCACGGCGAGCCAGCTGCGCAGCATGATGCACGCGGTCGTCAGCTACTCCGACGGCACCGCCCACAAGGTCGGCTTCGGCTCCGATGTCTACGCCAAGACCGGCACGGCCGACCACGGTGCCCCGGGCACCGCGGCCGACTCGTGGATGATCGCCTACGACCCGCAGAAGGACGTGGCCATCGCCTGCGTCGTGCTCAACGGCGGGTTCGGCGACGAGGCGGCAGGTCCGCTGGTGAAATCCGTACTCAACGCGCTGTGA
- a CDS encoding nitroreductase family protein, which yields MDHVRVSPLLRARYSPLRFDQGHELADEQLEALLEAARWAPSAGNSQPWAFHPRRRGEEGHATLVEHLAGSSRLWAPDASALVVNLARREVDESGMPYSEFADYDLGQAVAHMTLQAQAMDLACRQFRAFDLDGLEEALGVRPGWHILTMTAVGVAAAAAPDGRERRSIVDLRTAGRSDA from the coding sequence GTGGATCACGTAAGGGTCAGTCCGCTCCTGCGCGCCCGCTACAGCCCGTTGCGCTTCGACCAGGGCCACGAGCTCGCCGACGAGCAGCTCGAGGCGCTGCTCGAGGCTGCCCGCTGGGCGCCGTCGGCCGGAAACTCCCAGCCTTGGGCGTTCCACCCGCGCCGGCGCGGCGAGGAGGGGCACGCGACGCTGGTGGAGCACCTGGCCGGCAGCTCGCGGCTGTGGGCGCCGGACGCCAGCGCACTGGTGGTGAACCTGGCCCGGCGCGAAGTGGACGAAAGCGGCATGCCGTACTCCGAGTTCGCCGACTACGACCTGGGCCAGGCCGTGGCGCACATGACGCTGCAGGCGCAGGCAATGGACCTGGCCTGCCGGCAGTTCCGGGCCTTCGACCTCGACGGGCTCGAGGAGGCCCTCGGTGTGCGCCCGGGCTGGCACATCCTGACCATGACCGCGGTCGGGGTGGCGGCCGCGGCCGCGCCGGACGGCCGGGAGCGGCGCAGCATCGTCGATCTGCGCACCGCGGGCCGGTCGGACGCGTGA
- a CDS encoding isopenicillin N synthase family dioxygenase, with the protein MIPLIDLYRWRRGDRAAVAAETDAALRESGFLLISGHGIDPTLRAKLRTAAKEFFDLPDSTKSRYAAPVGGRGWIPIGKEANAFYGLEADTSRADLKESLTMGRDFATGDAATDAAWFAPNVQPAEVRDLAELCALYAEQVRALYDELLDVCDAALGLPEGFFRARSRNSPHTFNINRYPPLRETGAPQEGQFRVAPHTDWGMLTILDRQAGYGGLQIQTLDGDWVDAPLHDDAYTINIGDLLARWTGDRWRSTRHRVLPPPADQPGEELISLIMFMEADVDTEVTPLPAPISVRQDLPPVRYGDYLAERARAASVALETESMTG; encoded by the coding sequence ATGATTCCTCTGATCGATCTCTATCGCTGGCGCCGCGGCGACCGGGCCGCCGTCGCCGCCGAGACCGATGCCGCGCTGCGCGAATCCGGCTTTCTCCTCATATCGGGACACGGGATCGATCCGACGCTGCGTGCCAAGCTGCGCACGGCGGCGAAGGAGTTCTTCGACCTGCCGGACTCGACCAAGTCCCGCTACGCGGCGCCGGTCGGCGGGCGGGGGTGGATCCCGATCGGCAAGGAGGCCAACGCCTTCTACGGGCTCGAGGCCGACACCTCCCGGGCGGACCTGAAAGAGAGCCTGACCATGGGCCGCGACTTCGCCACCGGCGATGCGGCCACCGACGCGGCCTGGTTCGCCCCGAACGTCCAGCCGGCCGAGGTCCGCGACCTGGCCGAACTGTGCGCTCTCTACGCCGAGCAGGTGCGCGCGCTCTACGACGAGCTGCTCGACGTCTGCGACGCGGCGCTCGGGCTGCCCGAGGGCTTCTTCCGCGCTCGCAGCCGGAACTCGCCGCACACCTTCAACATCAACCGGTACCCGCCGCTGCGCGAGACCGGGGCGCCGCAGGAGGGCCAGTTCCGGGTCGCGCCGCACACCGACTGGGGCATGCTCACGATCCTCGACCGGCAGGCCGGCTACGGCGGGCTGCAGATCCAGACCCTCGACGGGGACTGGGTCGACGCGCCCCTGCACGACGACGCGTACACCATCAACATCGGCGACCTGCTGGCCCGGTGGACCGGCGACCGCTGGCGCTCGACCCGCCACCGCGTGCTCCCGCCCCCGGCCGACCAGCCCGGCGAGGAGCTGATCTCGCTGATCATGTTCATGGAGGCCGACGTCGACACCGAGGTCACCCCGCTGCCCGCGCCGATCAGCGTGCGCCAGGACCTCCCGCCGGTCCGCTACGGCGACTACCTCGCCGAGCGCGCCCGCGCGGCCTCGGTCGCGCTCGAAACCGAGTCGATGACCGGCTGA
- a CDS encoding endonuclease/exonuclease/phosphatase family protein — protein MSKIRSLTAAGTAAASAAFVALVPTAGAHADAGAGGVVIEEVYGGGGNSGATYTNDFIELYNSGTSTVSLANDSVQYISAAPGASTTWQVTALSGSIAPGAHYLVGEAAGTGGTTALPTPDATGTINMSGTSGTVALDTTQTALTCKTAADCAADGTIGDLVGYGTAVVYEGSADAPLLSNTTADSRSATGTDTGQNGVDFTAGAVDPENSSSTGSSSSPTPTPTPSQTPAPGPLRIHDIQSDKWISPENGQQVTNVPGIVTAIRTSGSKGYWVQDPNPDSDAATSEAVFVYTSSAPAVAVGDSVLVSGKVEQYYPLASGDTDATTSNLSTTEIGSPTTITLSTGNALPAPIVITPTTVPSTYAPDLGNASIENGTIQPTRSALDYYESIEGMRVEVDNASVVGPSDAYGEQYITTKPGQDATIRGGAELLGENQTPAGRLEVVADNGTNPEVNVGDEFSGATVGNIDYSQYGGFLVSASQLGTVVSGNLAPTVATAPAKKQLSIATYNVENLAPSDPAAKFTALAKGIVTNLNSPDIIAVEEVQDNDGATDDGTAAADKTLAALTTAIAAAGGPQYAYRQIDPVNDADGGEPGGNIRQVFLYNPAVVTFVDRGGVNVDRSTTATAVIKTKGEPDLTLSPGRIDPANPVWSYSRKPLVGEFSFNGKTVFVIANHFDAKLGDQNQDGRYQYPEQDSAIQRAGQAQVEHDFVQQLLAIDKKADVVVVGDLNDYQFSPSLAALETGNASGTGPAILTDLITTLPVDQQYTYDYDGVSEVLDHILVSPGITSYDYQVVHINAEYANQTSDHDPQVVDLKP, from the coding sequence GTGTCCAAAATCCGTTCCCTGACAGCAGCCGGCACCGCCGCTGCGTCAGCCGCGTTCGTGGCCCTGGTGCCGACCGCCGGAGCCCACGCCGACGCAGGCGCCGGCGGTGTGGTGATCGAGGAGGTGTACGGCGGCGGAGGAAACTCCGGCGCCACCTACACGAACGACTTCATCGAGCTCTACAACAGCGGCACCAGCACGGTCTCGCTCGCCAACGACTCGGTCCAGTACATCTCGGCCGCACCCGGCGCCAGCACGACCTGGCAGGTGACCGCCCTGTCCGGCTCGATCGCGCCGGGCGCGCACTACCTGGTCGGCGAGGCGGCCGGCACCGGCGGGACCACGGCGCTGCCGACCCCCGACGCCACCGGCACCATCAACATGTCCGGCACCAGCGGCACCGTCGCCCTCGACACCACGCAGACCGCGCTCACCTGCAAGACCGCCGCAGACTGCGCGGCCGACGGCACCATCGGCGACCTGGTCGGCTACGGCACGGCCGTGGTCTACGAGGGCAGCGCCGACGCGCCGCTGCTGAGCAACACGACCGCCGACTCGCGTTCCGCGACCGGCACCGACACCGGCCAGAACGGCGTCGACTTCACCGCCGGCGCGGTGGACCCGGAGAACTCCTCCTCCACCGGCTCGAGCTCCAGCCCGACCCCGACGCCGACCCCTAGCCAGACCCCGGCTCCGGGCCCGCTGCGCATCCACGACATCCAGAGCGACAAGTGGATCTCGCCGGAGAACGGGCAGCAGGTCACGAACGTGCCCGGCATCGTCACGGCGATCCGTACCAGCGGCTCGAAGGGCTACTGGGTCCAGGACCCGAACCCGGACAGCGACGCGGCGACCAGCGAGGCGGTGTTCGTCTACACCTCCTCCGCCCCGGCCGTCGCGGTGGGCGACTCGGTGCTGGTGTCCGGCAAGGTCGAGCAGTACTACCCGCTCGCCAGCGGCGACACCGACGCCACCACCTCGAACCTGTCGACCACTGAGATCGGCAGCCCGACCACGATCACGCTGAGCACCGGCAACGCGCTGCCCGCGCCGATCGTGATCACGCCAACCACCGTGCCCAGCACCTACGCGCCGGACCTCGGCAACGCCAGCATCGAGAACGGCACCATCCAGCCGACACGTTCCGCGCTCGACTACTACGAGTCGATCGAGGGCATGCGGGTCGAGGTCGACAACGCCTCCGTGGTCGGTCCGTCCGACGCCTACGGCGAGCAGTACATCACCACCAAGCCGGGCCAGGACGCCACCATCCGAGGCGGGGCCGAGCTGCTCGGCGAGAACCAGACGCCGGCCGGCCGGCTCGAGGTCGTCGCCGACAACGGCACCAACCCCGAGGTGAACGTCGGCGACGAGTTCTCCGGCGCGACCGTCGGCAACATCGACTACTCGCAGTACGGCGGCTTCCTGGTCTCGGCCTCGCAGCTCGGCACGGTCGTGTCGGGCAACCTGGCGCCGACCGTGGCCACCGCACCGGCGAAGAAGCAGCTCTCCATCGCCACCTACAACGTCGAGAACCTGGCGCCGAGCGACCCGGCGGCGAAGTTCACGGCGCTGGCCAAGGGAATCGTCACCAACCTCAACTCGCCCGACATCATCGCGGTCGAGGAGGTGCAGGACAACGACGGCGCCACCGACGACGGCACCGCTGCCGCGGACAAGACCCTGGCCGCGCTGACCACGGCGATCGCCGCGGCCGGCGGCCCGCAGTACGCCTACCGTCAGATCGACCCGGTCAACGACGCGGACGGCGGCGAGCCGGGCGGCAACATCCGCCAGGTGTTCCTGTACAACCCGGCCGTGGTCACCTTCGTCGACCGCGGCGGCGTGAACGTGGACCGGTCGACCACCGCCACCGCGGTCATCAAGACCAAGGGCGAGCCGGACCTGACCCTCTCGCCCGGCCGGATCGACCCGGCCAACCCGGTCTGGTCCTACAGCCGCAAGCCGCTGGTGGGCGAGTTCTCGTTCAACGGCAAGACCGTGTTCGTCATCGCCAACCACTTCGACGCGAAGCTCGGCGACCAGAACCAGGACGGCCGCTACCAGTACCCGGAGCAGGACTCGGCGATCCAGCGGGCCGGCCAGGCCCAGGTCGAGCACGACTTCGTGCAGCAGCTGCTCGCCATCGACAAGAAGGCCGACGTCGTGGTGGTGGGCGACCTGAACGACTACCAGTTCAGCCCGTCCCTCGCGGCGCTGGAGACCGGCAACGCCTCCGGCACCGGCCCGGCGATCCTGACCGACCTGATCACCACCCTGCCGGTGGACCAGCAGTACACGTACGACTACGACGGCGTCTCCGAGGTCCTCGACCACATCCTGGTCTCGCCCGGCATCACCTCGTACGACTACCAGGTCGTGCACATCAACGCCGAGTACGCGAACCAGACCAGTGACCACGACCCGCAGGTCGTGGACCTGAAGCCGTAG
- a CDS encoding G1 family glutamic endopeptidase, with protein MIRNRSLTALGVAAVALGLTAAAGPAFAAAPAAKAGASFNPGGLFRPAAGAHPNAARAAAGKTVLDYSTNWPGYAVTGAAFTSASATWVQNAATCSSSGGETDMSPWVGLDGFSDSTVEQIGTSADCSGSSVDYYAWYEMYPANYVTINKTIKKGDSFTGTVTHTSGTTYKLTLVNNTEGWTYSVSKSLSAGNSSAEAVMEQAGDHLTKWTGTDPFTSFTVNGSPAGSFTGSQYTIYQMEIQNGSTLCDSDSALSGNENFTTTWLNAC; from the coding sequence ATGATCCGCAACCGCTCGCTCACCGCCCTCGGCGTGGCCGCCGTCGCCCTCGGCCTGACCGCCGCCGCCGGCCCCGCGTTCGCCGCCGCCCCGGCCGCCAAGGCCGGCGCCTCGTTCAACCCCGGCGGCCTGTTCCGCCCGGCCGCCGGCGCCCACCCGAACGCCGCCCGCGCCGCCGCCGGCAAGACCGTGCTGGACTACTCGACCAACTGGCCCGGCTACGCCGTCACCGGCGCCGCCTTCACCTCGGCCAGCGCGACCTGGGTGCAGAACGCCGCGACCTGCTCCTCCAGCGGCGGCGAGACCGACATGTCGCCGTGGGTCGGCCTCGACGGCTTCAGCGACAGCACCGTCGAGCAGATCGGCACCTCGGCCGACTGCAGCGGCTCGAGCGTCGACTACTACGCCTGGTACGAGATGTACCCGGCCAATTACGTCACGATCAACAAGACCATCAAGAAGGGCGACAGCTTCACCGGCACGGTGACCCACACCTCCGGCACGACCTACAAGCTGACCCTGGTGAACAACACCGAAGGCTGGACCTACAGCGTCAGCAAGTCGCTCTCGGCCGGCAACTCCTCCGCCGAGGCCGTGATGGAGCAGGCCGGCGACCACCTCACCAAGTGGACCGGGACCGACCCGTTCACCAGCTTCACTGTGAACGGCTCGCCGGCCGGCTCGTTCACCGGCTCGCAGTACACGATCTACCAGATGGAGATCCAGAACGGCTCCACCCTCTGCGACTCGGACTCGGCGCTCAGCGGAAATGAGAACTTCACCACCACGTGGCTCAACGCCTGCTGA
- a CDS encoding NAD(P)/FAD-dependent oxidoreductase, with amino-acid sequence MYDVIIVGARCAGASTALLLARQGVRVLLADRVVFPSDTVSTHLLHPAGVAHLRSWGLLDALLASGCPKIESIAFQPAPELTLRAAPYPAADGSTLVLAPRRTKLDLLLVEAATAAGATVREGVSFQRPVWQDGRVVGAEFRDRDGRAFAEQAALLIGTDGRNSEVAKAVGAQVLRDEGNFGCQYYGYWSGLPDNGAQVFVGQGKAVLAFPTHDGSHLVLVGWPRERFEEVKRDLERHFLDEVEALAPEIRGYLTEENRTARIVGSGDMANRIRESAGPGWVLAGDAAVAKDAVTAQGIGDAFAQAQSLADLLPAALAAGPAAVDEATAAHVIGRDRDGANGFETTLAFATGGGGDALGPIFRAIEDRPELISMFFGVYAGRVAMGEFAAAVGAAG; translated from the coding sequence GTGTATGACGTCATCATCGTCGGGGCGCGCTGCGCCGGCGCGTCGACCGCGCTCCTGCTGGCCCGCCAGGGCGTGCGCGTGCTGCTGGCGGACCGGGTCGTGTTCCCGAGCGACACCGTCTCGACCCACTTGCTGCACCCTGCCGGTGTCGCCCACCTGCGCAGCTGGGGTCTCCTCGACGCGCTTCTGGCCAGCGGCTGCCCGAAGATCGAGAGCATCGCGTTCCAGCCGGCCCCAGAACTGACGCTGCGTGCGGCGCCCTATCCCGCCGCGGACGGCTCGACTCTCGTGCTGGCGCCGCGCCGGACCAAGCTCGACCTGCTCCTCGTCGAAGCCGCGACCGCCGCCGGCGCAACGGTGCGCGAAGGCGTCTCGTTCCAGCGGCCGGTCTGGCAGGACGGCAGGGTGGTCGGGGCGGAGTTCCGAGACCGGGACGGCCGCGCCTTCGCCGAGCAGGCCGCGCTGCTCATCGGCACGGACGGACGCAACTCCGAGGTGGCTAAAGCCGTCGGCGCGCAGGTCCTGCGGGACGAGGGGAACTTCGGCTGCCAGTACTACGGCTACTGGAGCGGGCTGCCGGACAACGGCGCGCAGGTCTTCGTCGGACAGGGCAAGGCCGTGCTGGCGTTCCCCACGCACGACGGCAGCCACCTCGTCCTCGTCGGCTGGCCGCGCGAGCGGTTCGAGGAGGTCAAGCGCGACCTCGAACGCCACTTCCTGGACGAGGTCGAGGCACTGGCCCCGGAGATCCGGGGCTATCTGACCGAGGAGAACCGGACCGCCCGCATCGTCGGATCCGGCGACATGGCCAACCGGATCCGCGAGTCCGCCGGCCCCGGCTGGGTCCTGGCCGGAGATGCCGCCGTGGCCAAGGACGCCGTGACCGCGCAGGGCATCGGCGACGCCTTCGCCCAGGCCCAGTCTCTCGCCGACCTGCTGCCCGCGGCCCTGGCGGCGGGCCCGGCGGCGGTCGACGAAGCGACCGCCGCGCACGTCATCGGCCGCGACCGCGACGGCGCGAACGGGTTCGAGACCACCCTCGCCTTCGCCACCGGCGGCGGAGGCGACGCCCTCGGCCCGATCTTCCGCGCGATAGAGGACCGGCCGGAGCTGATCTCGATGTTCTTCGGCGTCTACGCCGGCCGGGTCGCGATGGGCGAGTTCGCCGCGGCGGTCGGAGCGGCCGGCTGA
- a CDS encoding VOC family protein has product MKSRADGMWWGTAIEAPDPGALARFYAELLDWHVGHEDPETAVVAASPQGPYFVFQRAEGYQPPVWPPADGRQRAMMHFDFQVADLDSAVAEAVASGATVAEFQPQDHVRVLLDPAGHPFCLCFDEG; this is encoded by the coding sequence ATGAAATCCCGGGCTGACGGCATGTGGTGGGGAACGGCGATCGAGGCGCCGGATCCCGGCGCTCTGGCGAGGTTCTACGCCGAGCTTCTGGACTGGCACGTGGGACATGAGGACCCGGAGACGGCCGTCGTCGCGGCTTCGCCGCAGGGTCCGTACTTTGTTTTCCAGCGGGCCGAGGGTTATCAGCCTCCGGTGTGGCCGCCGGCGGACGGCCGGCAGCGGGCGATGATGCATTTCGATTTCCAGGTGGCGGATCTGGACTCGGCGGTGGCCGAGGCGGTCGCGTCGGGGGCCACCGTGGCCGAGTTCCAGCCGCAGGATCATGTCAGGGTTCTGCTCGATCCCGCCGGGCATCCGTTCTGCCTTTGTTTCGACGAGGGCTGA
- a CDS encoding LysE family translocator, which produces MLIDQHLFALFLITTFIAMISPGPDMLFILGCGMRGGPRAGLLATAGVATSEVVHITLAAAGLSAFFAAAPAAFTALRIAGGGYLVYLGVQAIRHRGEDRLELGGPAGAGMPGRVAYLRGLLTNLVNPKMVTFTIAFLPQFVDPRLGRVWLQFAVLGAVFIALEFLVDGTVGVLAGRIGRWLGRRQRARRRLDAATGGVFIGLGVRLAVER; this is translated from the coding sequence ATGCTCATCGATCAGCACTTGTTCGCCTTGTTCCTCATCACCACGTTCATCGCGATGATCAGCCCGGGGCCCGACATGCTCTTCATCCTCGGCTGCGGCATGCGCGGCGGGCCGCGGGCCGGCCTGCTCGCCACGGCCGGCGTGGCCACCAGCGAGGTCGTGCACATCACCTTGGCGGCCGCGGGGCTCTCCGCGTTCTTCGCCGCCGCCCCGGCCGCGTTCACCGCCCTGCGGATCGCCGGCGGCGGGTACCTCGTCTACCTCGGCGTCCAGGCGATCCGACACCGCGGCGAGGACCGGCTCGAACTCGGCGGTCCGGCGGGCGCGGGGATGCCCGGGCGGGTCGCGTATCTTCGGGGTCTGCTGACGAACCTGGTGAACCCGAAGATGGTCACCTTCACGATCGCGTTCCTGCCGCAGTTCGTCGATCCTCGCCTCGGGCGGGTCTGGCTGCAGTTCGCGGTGCTCGGCGCGGTCTTCATCGCGCTGGAGTTCTTGGTGGACGGGACCGTGGGCGTGCTCGCGGGACGCATCGGCCGGTGGCTGGGGCGCCGGCAGCGGGCGCGGCGAAGGCTGGACGCGGCCACCGGCGGCGTGTTCATCGGGCTGGGCGTGCGCTTGGCCGTTGAACGCTGA
- a CDS encoding GNAT family N-acetyltransferase yields the protein MIDESSAAPALAADKAAFAAEIAAALPGAAAFDDGALAWLDSGLPDSTFNFVYRSPDSPAEFAAAVDRVIGHFRQRGLPFHWSLGLRADPAGAAETLLERGLGFDEAEPAMLLDLAAPRVAEVAAAVPGLEFHPVADDDALLTWTRVWGCGAPDDVVERWHRVYSTLPYGPARALRMFIGTLASEPVATVYVHVVADVATVHYVVTLPEHRRRGIGAAMTDAALREARAAGCRLAVLTASEFGIGVYRRLGFREAGLVDSYIWRPE from the coding sequence GTGATCGATGAGAGCTCAGCGGCTCCGGCGCTCGCCGCGGACAAGGCCGCGTTCGCTGCCGAGATCGCGGCGGCGCTTCCGGGAGCAGCCGCATTCGATGACGGCGCGCTCGCATGGCTCGATTCGGGGCTGCCGGACAGCACTTTCAACTTCGTGTACCGGAGCCCTGATTCACCCGCCGAGTTCGCCGCGGCCGTGGACAGGGTCATCGGGCACTTCCGTCAACGCGGCTTGCCCTTTCACTGGAGCCTGGGTCTGCGCGCCGACCCGGCAGGCGCCGCCGAAACGCTGCTGGAGCGCGGCCTGGGCTTCGACGAGGCAGAGCCGGCCATGCTGCTGGACCTCGCCGCGCCCCGCGTCGCCGAGGTGGCCGCAGCCGTTCCCGGCCTGGAGTTCCATCCCGTCGCCGATGACGACGCGTTGCTCACCTGGACGCGGGTCTGGGGCTGCGGCGCCCCGGACGACGTCGTCGAACGCTGGCATCGGGTCTACTCGACGTTGCCCTACGGTCCGGCTCGTGCGCTGCGGATGTTCATCGGCACACTCGCATCCGAGCCGGTCGCGACCGTCTACGTGCACGTCGTCGCGGACGTGGCCACCGTGCACTACGTCGTCACGCTTCCCGAGCACCGCCGCCGCGGCATCGGTGCGGCGATGACGGATGCCGCGCTGCGCGAGGCCCGCGCGGCCGGTTGCCGCCTCGCGGTACTGACCGCTTCCGAGTTCGGCATCGGCGTATACCGCCGCCTCGGATTCCGTGAAGCAGGCCTCGTCGACAGCTACATCTGGCGCCCTGAATAA